Proteins encoded in a region of the Acidobacteriota bacterium genome:
- a CDS encoding carbamoyltransferase codes for MSVILGLNTNHAGSAASIVIDGVPVAALAEERLNRVKYYAGFPSLSIAKCLEMAGLTFADIDAVAVGRDSSANLHKKLEFALRHPTKLLNLSRMRSKSKAFDDMKSMIASECDADPKTLRFHTYNVEHHLAHTASAYFMSEWDRCAGITIDGSGDFVSCLLSECVGHEIRPLHKVFVPHSLGTLYTAVCQFIGYPKYGDEGKVMGLAPLGTDRHHDVFERMLVTTRDGFELNPDYFLPFGANQGVEIDETGEMVVHRLYSDRLVKELGDPREMNAAISQRDMDVAYGLQRVFERYYMHLLGALHKRVPSDRVAMAGGCTLNSVANGKLLRETPFRETCIQPAAGDDGLALGAALYVSNAILKEGKRWVMKNAALGNEFADAVVKRELERYDVPYRQLDRAELLDATADEIQNGNVVGWFQGRMEWGPRALGNRSILAHPGFPNMKDILNARIKYREAFRPFAPSVLQERQSELFEQEHPSPFMLHVYTIRPEWRERLSAVTHVDHTGRLQTVARDENPLYYDLIKAFEARSGIPVILNTSFNENEPIVCQPSEAIECFLRTKMDVLVIGSFVCRKRPQEGVF; via the coding sequence TCACGCGGGATCGGCCGCCTCGATTGTGATCGATGGTGTGCCGGTCGCGGCACTGGCTGAAGAGCGGCTGAACCGCGTCAAGTACTACGCGGGATTTCCCAGCCTCTCCATCGCGAAGTGTCTGGAGATGGCAGGCCTGACGTTCGCCGACATCGATGCGGTGGCCGTCGGGCGCGACTCATCGGCCAACCTGCACAAGAAGCTCGAGTTCGCGCTTCGGCATCCCACGAAACTCCTGAACCTGTCGCGTATGCGGAGCAAGAGCAAGGCGTTCGACGACATGAAGTCGATGATCGCGTCGGAATGTGATGCCGATCCAAAGACGCTGAGGTTCCACACCTACAACGTTGAGCATCACCTGGCACACACGGCCAGCGCGTATTTCATGTCCGAATGGGACCGATGTGCCGGCATTACGATCGACGGTTCCGGCGACTTTGTGTCATGCCTGCTGTCGGAATGTGTCGGGCATGAGATCCGGCCGCTGCACAAGGTCTTTGTGCCGCACTCGCTAGGCACGCTTTATACCGCCGTGTGCCAGTTCATCGGATATCCGAAATACGGAGACGAAGGAAAGGTGATGGGACTGGCGCCGCTCGGCACGGACCGGCACCACGACGTGTTCGAGCGAATGCTGGTGACGACGCGCGACGGATTTGAGTTGAATCCCGACTATTTTTTGCCCTTTGGCGCGAACCAGGGAGTGGAAATAGACGAGACCGGGGAGATGGTCGTGCATCGCCTCTATTCGGATCGGTTAGTCAAGGAACTGGGCGACCCGCGCGAGATGAATGCGGCGATCTCTCAGCGGGACATGGACGTGGCGTACGGCCTGCAGCGGGTGTTTGAGCGTTACTACATGCATCTGCTCGGCGCCCTTCACAAGCGGGTCCCGTCCGATAGGGTGGCGATGGCCGGCGGCTGCACGCTGAACAGCGTGGCGAACGGAAAGCTCCTGCGTGAAACGCCGTTTCGCGAAACATGTATCCAGCCCGCTGCCGGTGACGATGGCCTGGCGCTGGGGGCGGCCTTGTATGTCAGCAACGCCATCCTGAAGGAGGGCAAGCGCTGGGTGATGAAGAACGCCGCGCTCGGCAACGAATTCGCTGACGCGGTCGTGAAGCGCGAACTTGAGAGGTATGACGTGCCATACCGCCAGTTGGACCGTGCGGAGCTCCTGGACGCCACGGCGGATGAGATCCAGAACGGGAACGTGGTCGGCTGGTTCCAGGGCCGGATGGAATGGGGACCGCGAGCCCTGGGAAATCGCTCAATCCTGGCGCATCCTGGCTTCCCGAATATGAAGGACATTCTGAACGCGCGCATCAAATATCGCGAAGCGTTTCGTCCCTTCGCCCCGTCGGTGCTGCAGGAGCGCCAATCAGAGCTGTTCGAGCAGGAGCACCCGTCGCCGTTCATGCTGCATGTCTACACCATCAGGCCGGAGTGGCGCGAGCGGCTGTCAGCCGTGACTCACGTTGACCATACCGGACGGCTGCAGACGGTAGCGCGTGACGAGAACCCGTTGTATTACGACCTGATCAAGGCATTCGAAGCGCGCTCGGGCATTCCGGTGATCCTCAATACAAGTTTCAACGAGAACGAACCCATCGTGTGCCAGCCGTCCGAGGCCATTGAGTGTTTCCTCCGGACGAAGATGGACGTCCTGGTCATTGGTTCCTTTGTGTGCAGGAAGCGCCCGCAGGAGGGCGTCTTCTGA